Proteins from a single region of Streptomyces sp. HUAS 15-9:
- a CDS encoding vWA domain-containing protein — MTEPVSLIVNRSPVPRMAVGPTKATQPHLAVVYATAAGEVECFEGRPMTPSQQVFSKYRTRYEVDLRGYRRSAVLGRNPLVSRDGVHAFEVKVDFAFRVDGWDGAKALVRSGIDNPLPLVHTYLTSLFHAAGQRFAIEDSFGLQHYLGQRCGQQVTLAEGLVVYGCQVSVQPDAKSKAYLESLIEAGRREALGQAEHVPNMGDVLREGQIAAKKQEQEMEAAARQAEALRHVAMDSEGLIRQYMNTHPEDAAGAFDMLRKLEEARFATAELQNQRALALFQAMADKNLVQAGDLEVMRQLLTDVVGRATGGAAQLPSATTPQLPGARPWDAPAAQLPSASTAGSAQTQTQAPPPRPADQGSGFAGQGPGFTGQGPGFTVQGAGFTGQGPGSTVVGDSLPPYAGRPAVPTYAALIYLVLDESLDRDSLQELNRGLNDLHAALSGAPEVARSLRLSVLGMAATAEPRLQLETVTHGTRTPILTGRPGLSYSSAFQLLKTVVGQDVAVVKAEGVQVLRPIVYFLTGGVPDEGNGWREAHQRLTDTGGNPAAPNVIALGLGRADAFAVRAVATRPEFGFMAPPNQDAVSAAHSCAGFLRDSVVGYARRLASGDPQFSVNPPDGFRRAEDAY; from the coding sequence GTGACCGAGCCGGTCTCATTGATCGTCAACCGGAGTCCGGTGCCCCGCATGGCGGTGGGGCCCACCAAGGCGACCCAGCCGCACCTGGCGGTCGTGTACGCCACCGCCGCCGGCGAGGTGGAGTGCTTCGAGGGCCGCCCGATGACCCCCTCGCAGCAGGTCTTCTCCAAGTACCGCACCCGCTACGAGGTCGATCTGCGCGGCTACCGGCGCAGCGCCGTCCTCGGCCGGAACCCGCTGGTCTCCCGGGACGGCGTGCACGCCTTCGAGGTGAAGGTCGACTTCGCCTTCCGCGTGGACGGCTGGGACGGCGCCAAGGCCCTGGTCCGCTCCGGCATCGACAACCCGCTGCCCCTGGTGCACACCTACCTCACCAGCCTGTTCCACGCCGCCGGACAGCGCTTCGCCATCGAGGACTCCTTCGGCCTCCAGCACTACCTGGGCCAGCGGTGCGGACAGCAGGTGACCCTCGCCGAAGGGCTGGTCGTCTACGGCTGTCAGGTGTCGGTGCAGCCCGACGCCAAGTCCAAGGCCTACCTGGAGTCCCTGATCGAGGCGGGCCGCCGGGAGGCACTGGGCCAGGCCGAACACGTGCCCAACATGGGCGATGTGCTGCGCGAGGGGCAGATCGCGGCCAAGAAGCAGGAACAGGAGATGGAGGCCGCCGCCCGCCAGGCCGAGGCCCTCAGGCATGTCGCCATGGACAGCGAGGGCCTGATCCGGCAGTACATGAACACGCACCCGGAGGACGCCGCGGGCGCGTTCGACATGCTGCGCAAGCTGGAGGAGGCCCGTTTCGCCACCGCCGAACTGCAGAACCAGCGCGCGCTGGCCCTCTTCCAGGCGATGGCCGACAAGAACCTGGTCCAGGCCGGTGACCTGGAGGTGATGCGGCAGCTGCTGACCGACGTGGTCGGCCGCGCCACCGGCGGCGCAGCCCAGCTCCCCTCAGCCACCACCCCGCAGCTTCCCGGCGCCCGGCCCTGGGACGCCCCGGCCGCCCAGCTCCCCTCGGCGTCCACCGCCGGATCCGCCCAGACACAGACCCAGGCACCGCCGCCCCGGCCCGCGGACCAAGGGTCCGGCTTCGCTGGCCAGGGGCCCGGGTTCACCGGCCAAGGGCCCGGCTTCACCGTGCAAGGCGCCGGATTCACCGGCCAAGGCCCCGGGTCGACCGTCGTGGGCGACTCGCTCCCCCCGTACGCCGGACGGCCCGCCGTTCCCACCTACGCCGCCCTGATCTACCTGGTGCTCGACGAGTCCCTCGACCGCGACAGCCTGCAGGAGCTCAACCGCGGCCTGAACGACCTGCACGCCGCGCTCTCCGGCGCACCGGAGGTCGCCAGGTCCCTGCGGCTGTCCGTGCTCGGCATGGCCGCCACCGCGGAACCTCGCCTCCAGCTGGAGACCGTCACCCACGGCACCCGGACGCCCATCCTCACCGGCCGCCCGGGGCTGTCGTACAGCAGCGCCTTCCAGCTGCTGAAGACCGTCGTCGGACAGGACGTCGCCGTCGTCAAGGCCGAGGGCGTCCAGGTGCTGCGGCCGATCGTGTACTTCCTCACCGGCGGCGTCCCCGACGAGGGCAACGGCTGGCGCGAGGCCCATCAGCGGCTGACCGACACCGGCGGCAACCCGGCCGCGCCGAACGTGATCGCCCTCGGCCTCGGCCGGGCCGACGCCTTCGCGGTCCGTGCCGTCGCCACCCGGCCCGAGTTCGGCTTCATGGCACCGCCGAACCAGGACGCCGTGTCGGCCGCCCACAGCTGTGCCGGGTTCCTGCGCGACAGCGTCGTCGGCTACGCCCGGCGCCTCGCCTCCGGCGACCCGCAGTTCTCGGTCAACCCGCCCGACGGCTTCCGGCGGGCCGAGGACGCCTACTGA
- a CDS encoding glycoside hydrolase family 25 protein, with protein MLHGIDVSAFQSSSYGTDGLSFAFIKATEGRSYINPRLTAQTKTARDAGLVVGFYHFLWPGHLTAQAEHFVRHAPERAGDILAVDWETTSDGTHASNAEKDLFIRKVKELRPHNKVVLYANRNYWLDVDVTSYAGDGLWIADYVSAGKPRIKAKWLFHQYTSEPHDKDVAAFESRAALREWAGDD; from the coding sequence ATGTTGCACGGCATCGACGTGAGCGCGTTCCAGTCCTCCTCGTACGGCACGGACGGCCTCTCCTTCGCCTTCATCAAGGCGACGGAGGGGCGTTCGTACATCAACCCCAGGCTCACCGCCCAGACCAAGACCGCCCGTGACGCCGGACTGGTCGTCGGCTTCTACCACTTCCTGTGGCCCGGCCATCTCACCGCGCAGGCCGAGCACTTCGTCCGGCACGCCCCCGAGCGCGCGGGCGACATCCTCGCCGTCGACTGGGAGACGACGAGCGACGGAACGCACGCGAGCAACGCGGAGAAGGACCTGTTCATCCGGAAGGTCAAGGAACTGAGGCCGCACAACAAGGTCGTGCTGTACGCCAACCGGAACTACTGGCTGGATGTCGACGTCACCTCGTACGCAGGTGACGGCCTGTGGATCGCCGACTACGTCAGCGCGGGCAAGCCCCGCATCAAGGCCAAGTGGCTCTTCCACCAGTACACCAGCGAGCCGCACGACAAGGACGTCGCCGCGTTCGAGAGCAGGGCCGCGCTCCGGGAGTGGGCGGGCGACGACTGA
- a CDS encoding vWA domain-containing protein → MMESNRGHLLPIYVLADESGSMTEHIDDLNDGLRSLHQALLGEPMAAAKVRFSVLGFSDDVVERVHLVDLRSANEFPLLRTRGMTSYLAAFEDLINRIPGDVNALKSEGYQVHRPAVFFLSDGLPNHGEDWQDAHRRLTDRSVTLGAPNIIACGIVDADAQTIDQVATEPQFGFVANKGVDVGGAIAKFCTALTKSVISSGRSLGSASPQLVVDKPEGFTVAIDVI, encoded by the coding sequence ATGATGGAAAGCAATCGGGGGCACTTGCTCCCCATCTACGTCCTGGCCGACGAGTCGGGCTCGATGACCGAGCACATAGACGACCTCAACGACGGTCTGCGCTCACTGCACCAGGCGCTGCTCGGTGAACCGATGGCCGCGGCCAAGGTGCGCTTCTCGGTCCTGGGCTTCTCGGACGACGTGGTCGAACGGGTCCACCTGGTCGACCTGCGCAGCGCCAATGAGTTCCCACTGCTGCGCACCCGCGGCATGACCAGCTACCTCGCCGCCTTCGAGGACCTGATCAACCGCATCCCGGGCGATGTCAACGCCCTCAAGAGCGAGGGCTACCAGGTGCACCGGCCCGCGGTGTTCTTCCTCAGCGACGGACTGCCCAACCACGGCGAGGACTGGCAGGACGCCCACCGCAGGCTCACCGACCGCTCGGTCACGCTCGGCGCGCCGAACATCATCGCGTGCGGCATCGTGGACGCCGACGCGCAGACCATCGACCAGGTGGCCACGGAACCGCAGTTCGGGTTCGTCGCCAACAAGGGCGTCGATGTGGGCGGTGCCATCGCGAAGTTCTGCACCGCTCTCACCAAGAGCGTGATCTCCTCGGGCCGTTCGCTGGGCTCGGCGTCCCCGCAGCTGGTGGTCGACAAGCCGGAAGGCTTCACCGTCGCGATCGATGTGATCTGA
- a CDS encoding Crp/Fnr family transcriptional regulator: MGLRPAPFWEALDADDRAAVLRAATRVVVAAERQFLTQGEDSDHLVVLVRGWVKVIAQSHAGYRALLALRGPGELLGEQASVESGRRSASLVTATPAELLQLPATRFHVLARARPGIAASLEQTLSRRLREADLQRVGITEPVPARLAALLLDLVERCGMPEPDGTGRRLALALSQDDLAGLLLTSRRTVSRVLEQWRGRGWVVTGRQYLSIRAVDQLKAQAFGG, translated from the coding sequence GTGGGTCTTCGCCCCGCCCCCTTCTGGGAGGCGCTCGACGCCGATGACCGGGCCGCGGTGCTCCGGGCGGCGACCCGGGTCGTGGTGGCGGCCGAGCGGCAGTTCCTGACGCAGGGCGAGGACTCGGACCATCTGGTCGTGCTGGTGCGCGGCTGGGTCAAGGTGATCGCCCAGTCGCACGCCGGGTATCGGGCCCTGCTCGCGCTGCGCGGTCCCGGCGAACTCCTGGGCGAACAGGCCTCGGTGGAGAGCGGGCGGCGCTCGGCCTCGCTCGTCACGGCGACCCCGGCCGAACTGCTGCAGCTGCCCGCCACCCGCTTCCACGTCCTCGCCCGCGCCCGGCCGGGCATCGCCGCCTCCCTGGAACAGACCCTGTCGCGGCGGCTGCGCGAGGCCGATCTCCAGCGCGTCGGCATCACCGAGCCGGTGCCCGCCCGGCTCGCCGCGCTCCTGCTCGACCTCGTGGAGCGGTGCGGCATGCCGGAGCCGGACGGCACCGGCCGCCGTCTCGCCCTCGCCCTGTCCCAGGACGACCTGGCCGGCCTGCTGCTGACCTCCCGGCGCACGGTGAGCCGTGTGCTGGAGCAATGGCGAGGCAGAGGATGGGTGGTGACGGGGCGTCAGTACCTGTCGATCCGGGCGGTGGATCAGCTGAAGGCGCAGGCCTTCGGCGGGTGA
- the gcvT gene encoding glycine cleavage system aminomethyltransferase GcvT has protein sequence MSSTELRHTALDALHRSLGATMTDFAGWDMPLRYGSERDEHIAVRTKAGLFDLSHMGEITVTGAEAAKFLNFALVGNIGSVGVGRARYTMICQADGGILDDLIVYRLAETEYMVVANASNAQVVLDALLERSSGFDAEVRDDRDAYALIAVQGPESPGILKSLSPKHSTPLVQGGAPIADLDGLKYYAGLPGTVAGVPALIARTGYTGEDGFELFVKPEHAVELWQALTKAGEGVGLVPCGLSCRDTLRLEAGMPLYGHELTASLTPFDAGLGRVVKFEKEGDFVGREALTEAAARAEQNPPRVLVGLVAEGRRVPRAGYAVVAGGAVIGEVTSGAPSPTLGKPVAMAYVDAAHSAPGTAGVGVDIRGSHEPYEVVALPFYKRHK, from the coding sequence ATGAGCAGTACCGAACTCCGTCATACCGCGCTCGATGCGCTGCATCGCTCGCTCGGTGCGACCATGACCGACTTCGCCGGCTGGGACATGCCGCTGCGTTACGGCTCGGAGCGCGACGAGCACATCGCCGTGCGCACGAAGGCCGGCCTCTTCGACCTCTCGCACATGGGCGAGATCACGGTGACCGGCGCGGAGGCGGCGAAGTTCCTGAACTTCGCGCTCGTCGGCAACATCGGCTCCGTCGGGGTGGGCCGTGCCCGCTACACCATGATCTGCCAGGCCGACGGCGGCATCCTGGACGACCTGATCGTCTACCGGCTGGCCGAGACCGAGTACATGGTCGTGGCCAACGCCTCCAACGCTCAGGTGGTCCTGGACGCGCTGCTGGAACGTTCGTCCGGCTTCGACGCCGAGGTTCGCGACGACCGCGACGCGTACGCCCTGATCGCCGTCCAGGGCCCCGAGTCCCCCGGCATCCTGAAGTCCCTCTCCCCCAAGCACTCGACTCCGCTCGTGCAGGGAGGTGCCCCCATCGCCGACCTGGACGGCCTGAAGTACTACGCGGGCCTGCCCGGCACCGTCGCCGGTGTCCCCGCGCTGATCGCCCGCACCGGCTACACCGGCGAGGACGGCTTCGAGCTGTTCGTGAAGCCGGAGCACGCCGTCGAGCTGTGGCAGGCGCTGACCAAGGCCGGCGAGGGCGTCGGTCTGGTCCCCTGTGGCCTGTCCTGCCGTGACACGCTCCGCCTGGAGGCGGGCATGCCGCTGTACGGGCACGAGCTGACGGCCTCCCTCACTCCCTTCGACGCCGGACTCGGCCGGGTGGTGAAGTTCGAGAAGGAGGGCGACTTCGTGGGGCGCGAGGCCCTCACCGAGGCCGCCGCCCGCGCCGAGCAGAACCCGCCGCGCGTCCTGGTCGGCCTGGTCGCCGAGGGGCGTCGGGTCCCCCGTGCGGGGTACGCGGTCGTCGCCGGCGGCGCGGTGATCGGCGAGGTCACCTCGGGTGCCCCCTCCCCGACGCTGGGCAAGCCCGTCGCGATGGCCTACGTCGACGCGGCGCACTCGGCGCCCGGTACGGCGGGCGTCGGCGTGGACATCCGCGGCAGCCATGAACCGTACGAGGTCGTGGCACTGCCCTTCTACAAGCGCCATAAGTAG
- a CDS encoding L-serine ammonia-lyase, which yields MAISVFDLFSIGIGPSSSHTVGPMRAARMFARRLRNEGVLESVASIRSELYGSLGATGHGHGTPKAVLLGLEGESPRTVNVETADERVAEIKSGGRIRLLGEHEIAFSFDDDLKLHRRKALPYHANGMTLWAYDAEGTELLSKTYYSVGGGFVVDEEAVGADRIKLDDTVLKYPFRTGDELLRLTKETGLSISALMLENERAWRTEEEIHEGLLEIWRVMRACVSRGMTREGILPGGLRVKRRAAVTARQLRAEGDPLAHAMEWITLYAMAVNEENAAGGRVVTAPTNGAAGIIPAVLHYYINFVPGADEDGVVRFLLAAGAIGMLFKENASISGAEVGCQGEVGSACSMAAGALAEVLGGSPEQVENAAEIGMEHNLGLTCDPVGGLVQIPCIERNGMAAVKAVTAARMAMRGDGSHKVSLDKVIKTMKDTGADMSVKYKETARGGLAVNIIEC from the coding sequence GTGGCCATCTCGGTCTTCGACCTGTTCTCGATCGGCATAGGCCCGTCCAGCTCCCACACGGTGGGACCGATGCGCGCGGCCCGCATGTTCGCCCGCCGACTGCGCAATGAGGGTGTGCTGGAGTCGGTCGCCTCCATACGCTCCGAGCTGTACGGCTCCCTCGGCGCCACGGGCCACGGCCACGGCACGCCCAAGGCGGTGCTGCTGGGCCTGGAGGGCGAGTCCCCGCGGACGGTGAACGTGGAGACGGCGGACGAGCGGGTCGCGGAGATCAAATCGGGCGGCCGGATCCGTCTCCTCGGCGAGCACGAGATCGCGTTCTCCTTCGACGACGACCTGAAGCTGCACCGCCGCAAGGCGCTGCCGTACCACGCGAACGGCATGACCCTGTGGGCGTACGACGCCGAGGGCACGGAGCTGCTCTCGAAGACGTACTACTCGGTGGGCGGCGGCTTCGTCGTCGACGAGGAAGCGGTCGGCGCCGACCGGATCAAGCTCGACGACACGGTCCTGAAGTACCCCTTCCGCACGGGCGACGAGCTGCTGCGCCTGACGAAGGAGACGGGTCTGTCGATCTCCGCGCTGATGCTGGAGAACGAGCGGGCCTGGCGCACCGAGGAGGAGATCCACGAGGGCCTGCTGGAGATCTGGCGCGTGATGCGGGCGTGCGTGTCCCGCGGTATGACCCGCGAGGGCATCCTGCCGGGCGGGCTGCGGGTCAAGCGCCGGGCGGCGGTCACCGCCCGCCAGCTGCGCGCCGAGGGCGACCCGCTGGCCCACGCGATGGAGTGGATCACGCTCTACGCGATGGCGGTGAACGAGGAGAACGCGGCGGGCGGACGTGTGGTGACCGCCCCCACCAACGGCGCGGCGGGCATCATCCCCGCGGTGCTGCACTACTACATCAACTTCGTCCCCGGCGCCGACGAGGACGGCGTGGTCCGCTTCCTCCTGGCCGCCGGCGCCATCGGCATGCTCTTCAAGGAGAACGCCTCGATCTCCGGCGCCGAGGTCGGCTGCCAGGGCGAGGTCGGCTCCGCGTGCTCGATGGCCGCGGGTGCCCTCGCCGAGGTCCTCGGCGGCAGCCCCGAGCAGGTCGAGAACGCGGCCGAGATCGGCATGGAGCACAACCTCGGCCTGACCTGCGACCCGGTCGGCGGCCTCGTCCAGATCCCGTGCATCGAGCGCAACGGCATGGCCGCGGTCAAGGCGGTCACGGCCGCCCGCATGGCCATGCGCGGCGACGGCTCCCACAAGGTGTCCCTGGACAAGGTCATCAAGACCATGAAGGACACCGGCGCGGACATGTCCGTGAAGTACAAGGAGACGGCGCGGGGCGGGCTGGCCGTGAACATCATCGAGTGCTAG
- a CDS encoding protein phosphatase 2C domain-containing protein translates to MDGAVPEFDPRPPIGALSYRPDTVCDGWSTEALDLRLASVRGYAHRAEGRPREDDAAAAWDEHTRTVVFAVADGVSDARQPHIGSQLACRSAVDEMLGQVRASGGFVTDWPKLLSTVHWQLRVQARRLLHQEDATVDETADLLATTLVAGAATPTPAGVRVALVSVGDSGVWLIKNGALYPLQGGKTVGADGLVSSAVRPLPYVPAEVVPFEYVLEPPCVLLIGTDGFGDPVGDGRGVVAQLLCRELERPVPPLGFAHLLDFYRETFDDDRTLVALWPRGGAAGGPR, encoded by the coding sequence GTGGACGGCGCCGTTCCCGAGTTCGACCCGAGACCGCCGATCGGAGCCCTGTCGTACCGCCCCGACACCGTCTGCGACGGCTGGTCCACCGAGGCGCTCGACCTGCGGCTCGCCTCGGTGCGCGGCTATGCCCACCGGGCCGAGGGCCGGCCGCGGGAGGACGACGCGGCCGCGGCCTGGGACGAGCACACGCGCACCGTGGTGTTCGCCGTCGCCGACGGTGTCTCCGACGCCCGCCAGCCGCACATCGGCTCCCAGCTCGCCTGCCGCAGCGCGGTCGACGAGATGCTCGGGCAGGTGCGCGCGAGTGGCGGGTTCGTCACCGACTGGCCCAAGCTGCTGAGCACCGTCCACTGGCAGCTGCGGGTGCAGGCCCGCCGGCTGCTGCACCAGGAGGACGCCACCGTCGACGAGACGGCCGACCTGCTGGCCACCACGCTGGTCGCCGGGGCGGCCACGCCCACGCCGGCGGGGGTACGCGTGGCGCTGGTGTCGGTCGGCGACTCCGGGGTGTGGCTGATCAAGAACGGGGCGCTGTATCCGCTCCAGGGCGGCAAGACGGTCGGCGCGGACGGCCTGGTCTCCTCCGCCGTACGGCCCCTGCCGTACGTTCCCGCCGAGGTCGTCCCGTTCGAGTACGTCCTGGAGCCGCCCTGTGTGCTGCTGATCGGCACGGACGGATTCGGTGACCCGGTCGGCGACGGGCGGGGCGTGGTGGCCCAGCTGCTCTGCCGTGAACTGGAGCGCCCGGTACCGCCGTTGGGCTTCGCCCATCTGCTCGACTTCTACCGGGAGACCTTTGACGACGACCGCACGCTGGTGGCCCTGTGGCCGCGCGGGGGCGCGGCGGGGGGTCCGCGATGA
- the gcvH gene encoding glycine cleavage system protein GcvH: MSNPQQLRYSKEHEWLSGAEDGVSTVGITEFAANALGDVVYAQLPEVGSTVTAGESCGELESTKSVSDLYSPVTGEVTEINEDVVNDPSLVNSAPFEGGWLFKVRVADEPADLLSADEYAAHTAG; this comes from the coding sequence ATGAGCAACCCCCAGCAGCTGCGCTACAGCAAGGAGCACGAGTGGCTGTCGGGCGCCGAGGACGGCGTCTCGACGGTCGGCATCACCGAGTTCGCGGCCAACGCGCTCGGCGATGTCGTCTACGCCCAGCTCCCCGAGGTCGGCTCCACGGTCACCGCGGGCGAGTCCTGCGGCGAGCTGGAGTCCACGAAGTCGGTCTCCGACCTGTACTCGCCGGTCACGGGTGAGGTCACCGAGATCAACGAGGACGTCGTCAACGACCCCTCCCTGGTGAACTCGGCCCCCTTCGAGGGCGGCTGGCTGTTCAAGGTGCGCGTCGCGGACGAGCCGGCCGACCTGCTCTCCGCCGACGAGTACGCCGCCCACACCGCCGGCTGA
- the glyA gene encoding serine hydroxymethyltransferase yields MSVLNTPLHELDPDVAAAVDAELLRQQSTLEMIASENFAPAAVMEAQGSVLTNKYAEGYPGRRYYGGCEHVDVAEQIAIDRVKELFGAEYANVQPHSGASANQAALFALAQPGDTILGLDLAHGGHLTHGMRLNFSGKQFNVVAYHVDEAGLVDMAEVERLAKEHRPKVIIAGWSAYPRQLDFTEFRRIADEVEAYLWVDMAHFAGLVAAGLHPNPVEYADVVTSTTHKTLGGPRGGIILAKKDFAKKLNSSVFPGFQGGPLEHVIAAKAVSFKVAASEDFKERQRRTVEGARILAERLTAADAREAGVNVLTGGTDVHLILVDLRESELDGQQAEDRLHEVGITVNRNAVPNDPRPPMVTSGLRIGTPALATRGFAAEDFAEVADVIAQALKPSYDAEALKARVKALADKHPLYPGLSK; encoded by the coding sequence ATGTCCGTCCTGAACACGCCCCTGCACGAGCTCGACCCGGACGTGGCCGCCGCGGTCGACGCCGAGCTGCTGCGCCAGCAGTCCACCCTCGAGATGATCGCCTCGGAGAACTTCGCTCCGGCCGCGGTCATGGAGGCCCAAGGCTCGGTCCTCACCAACAAGTACGCCGAGGGCTACCCGGGCCGCCGCTACTACGGCGGCTGCGAGCACGTCGACGTCGCCGAGCAGATCGCCATCGACCGGGTCAAGGAACTGTTCGGCGCCGAGTACGCCAATGTGCAGCCGCACTCGGGCGCCTCGGCCAACCAGGCCGCGCTCTTCGCGCTGGCCCAGCCCGGCGACACCATCCTCGGTCTGGACCTGGCCCACGGCGGCCACCTGACCCACGGGATGCGGCTGAACTTCTCCGGCAAGCAGTTCAATGTGGTCGCCTACCACGTGGACGAGGCCGGCCTGGTCGACATGGCCGAGGTCGAGCGGCTCGCCAAGGAGCACCGTCCGAAGGTGATCATCGCGGGCTGGTCGGCGTACCCGCGGCAGCTGGACTTCACCGAGTTCCGCCGGATCGCCGACGAGGTCGAGGCGTATCTGTGGGTCGACATGGCGCACTTCGCCGGTCTGGTCGCGGCGGGTCTGCACCCGAACCCGGTCGAGTACGCCGATGTCGTCACCTCCACCACCCACAAGACGCTGGGCGGCCCGCGTGGCGGCATCATCCTCGCGAAGAAGGACTTCGCGAAGAAGCTGAACTCCTCCGTCTTCCCGGGCTTCCAGGGCGGTCCCCTGGAGCACGTGATCGCGGCCAAGGCGGTCTCCTTCAAGGTCGCCGCCTCGGAGGACTTCAAGGAGCGCCAGCGCCGTACGGTCGAGGGCGCGCGGATCCTCGCCGAGCGGCTCACCGCGGCCGACGCCCGCGAGGCCGGGGTGAACGTCCTGACCGGCGGCACCGATGTGCACCTGATCCTGGTCGACCTGCGCGAGTCCGAGCTGGACGGCCAGCAGGCCGAGGACCGCCTCCACGAGGTCGGCATCACGGTCAACCGGAACGCGGTCCCGAACGACCCGCGTCCGCCCATGGTGACCTCCGGTCTGCGGATCGGTACGCCGGCCCTGGCGACCCGCGGCTTCGCGGCCGAGGACTTCGCCGAGGTCGCGGATGTGATCGCGCAGGCGCTGAAGCCGTCCTACGACGCGGAGGCCCTCAAGGCCCGGGTCAAGGCCCTGGCCGACAAGCACCCGCTGTACCCGGGGCTCTCCAAGTAG